The nucleotide window TTCGAGTCGCCGGACGATTTGCCGCTCGAAGCGATTGGCAAGCTGATCTCGGCGATTTCGAGCGAGAAGTGGATCGAGATGTACGAACAATCGCGCTTGATGACCAAGGCGGGGCAGGCGCAGATGGCGAAGCAAGGCGCCTCATCGGCGAGCAAGGTGGCCGCCAAGCGCGTCGACATAAAGCGTCGGCGGTAAACTTTCCCAGCATGACTCGCCGATACCGGGCCACCACGTTTTTCATTGCTGTTGCGGGTGCCCTTGCGATTGCGCGTGTAGCCCGGACGACGGCGGTCGCGCGACGGTCTGCACGGAGGTGACCTGTATCGCTTTTTGATTATAGGAAGCATTAGCGCTCGTTTCAAAACACTCTCCCAGTTGACTTGAGGTAGTTCCAACAAATCAGCGCGCACCCAGCGTGAAGAAGGCGTGATGGACGCGGTCGTGGCGTTCATAGCGAACGGCGGAAGCAACGGCTCGAGACGCGCCCACAGCGCATCGTCCAAGAGGGGCTGTGCCATGCGCGACCGTACCAAGTCGACCGCGCAAGTACAAGAGATCAGTCAGAGGTTTTGAAACGCGCTCTAAGCAAACAGAGTGACGTTAGCGGGAAGCGTTCGTTTTTATTCCGCTCCGCTTTCCAGCGACTTACGGCACAGCTAAAGCTGTGCCCTCCGAAAGATGACGCCACCTTATTTCTTGTATGTCTTTTCAAAATTATTACGGGAATTAAAAATCGTAAAACTGCCATCGGGCCTGGCGGTTACTTTGATGTAGTTGCCGGCGTCATTTTTCTCGTCGAGGTTGGCGATAAATTGATCGGGGACATTGTGGTCTTTGCCTGCATCAACGGCGGTGTGCAACTGCCACAGGTCCTCAAGACCCGGAGAATCATGGACAATCTGCCACGCCGCCGGTTTGCCGCCCTTGTGCGGACCATTATTCATGATCGCTACTTTAGGATGCAGCGTGTGTACAAGCGCTTTGGCGTTCGAGAGGTCGAGTCCGTGGTGGGTGACCAGATAAAGATCAACTGTCCCAATCAGGTTATTAGGACAGGCCAACTCGATCTCTTTCTTTTTCGTCAAATCGCCGAGATCAATGAAGCGAAATTTTCCATAGGTGAACAGCATGCCGACCGAACGCGCATTCTCACCCAGATCAGGCACCGCTGCCGGTTCTGATGCGCAGAACGGATTGGGCTGGCCCGCGCCCGGCAGAGGGTCGCTGATGTGGTCGCCCGCGGCGGCCAGAACTTTTATATCTACTCCTTTGAGAGGAATCTTATCGCCGGGTTTCACGACCAGATGCTGCGCCTTGGGTAAGACGCCCATATAGGAGTTGTAGTCGGCGCTGGCAACATCGGGATCGTCGAGCTTGGCCGGTCCGTGGTCTATGAAGGTCCCGATCTTCACGCGGTCGGCAAGTTGCGGGACTCCGCCCACGTGATCGCGGTGATAGTGCGTGATCAGAACATAATCAATCTGCTTCAGACCCAGGGTTTTGACGACAGCAGCAATGCGGTCGGCATCGCGCCCGGCAAATCCGGGAAAGCCCGTATCCACCAGCATGGATTGGCCGGAGGGGCTGACGATGAGCGTAGCCTGCCCGCCTTCCACATCAATCGAGTAGATATCAAGTGATTTTTTAGGGCCGGCAAAAGCTGCCGCTGTCATCAGCAACGCACACAACAACAAGGATATTCGGCGCATGGTGACGGAATCCTATCATGCAAGGGCCGGTTTTCGGAAGGGTGCCGAACAAGCGGGATGGTGCGGCAGTTTCTAATCTGACTCGTTAGTCCACACCGTTCACGCCGCTCAGGAATCCACCCAAGTGTCCGGTCAAAGCGATCAATGCAACCGCCAGGACCTCTATCGGCAGCCGATACCGAGGTAAACGCTGTTCAGGCCTCCGCTGTGCACGGAAGTGCAACCACCAGATCAGCCAAATCAACAGGCTGGATAGAATTCCTAAAATCATGTGGAGCCTTAAGATTCCCTTGAGTGATTCACCCCCGAGCTGAAACTGCCATGCCAGCAGACCCGTGACCACTGTCGGTACAGCGGAGAGCGCCGCCGCCGTCAGGTTGTAGTAAGCCGCGACTGCCAGAGTGCGGCTGTGCTGGGCGAGTGGCTTCCAGAGGGCAAGGAAGTCGAAGACCACACTGATGATCAACAACGCGATAGGGAAGTGAATCAGCACTACGTGTTGCGCGTGCTTGGCCAGCAGTGCCGATTTTATGTCGAACGGATGCAAGGGATTCTCCTACTTCACAACAACTGTGGCTGTCATCTTGGGATGGATAGAGCAAAAATAACCGTAAGTTCCAGGCTTGGTAAACGTGTAAGAAAACTTTTCATCCGTATCCATGGTCTTCGATTTGAAAACTTTGTCTGTGCTCACAACGTTGTGCGGCACATCGTCGCCGTTCGTCCAGGTGACGGTAGTTCCGGCGGTGACGGTGAGCGTTTGCGGAGTGAAGCTGAAGTTGTCAATTTTTACCTGAGTAGCAGAAGCAGATTGATTTTCAGCCGCAGCCTGCGCAGGTTGATTGCCAGGACCAGCGCTCTGTGTCTTCTGACCGCACGCCAGCAGCGTGAATGAAGTCACGACTAATGCAGTCAGTCCAAAAATTCTAAGAGTTTTCTTCACGTGTGTTTCTCCTTGAGATTTGTGTTTTAAAGAGATATGTATTTAAAAAATGGAAGGCGGACCCCAACGAGAGCCCGCCCGATTCGGGATTACCCGTTGGAGTCGTGCAACGACGAATCAATAATGGCCAGCGAGTGTTTCCCTTTGATGTAGTTCACATCGGTGATACCGAGCACATTGCGCAGTTGCTCTGCCGGCACCTTCATCGGACCAGGAGAAGGTGCTGAGCCCGGCGCGGGCTGCGGAAATGCAGTGGACATGGCGGTGTGGAAAGTGACATTACCTTCCACTTTCTGCATGGTTTGATGGATGTGGCCATTCAGGACTGTGACCGAGCCGAAGCGTTTCAAATAAGCCAGCGCCTGGGCGCTATCCTGAGTTCCCCAACCCCAGTCGGGATATACGGTCCAAAGCGGAATATGGGCAAAGACAACGATGGGTGTGCTTTTGGAAAGATGTTTTACATCGCTCTCCAGCCATTCGAGCTGCTCGGCGCCGAGAGTGCCAAGTCCGCCTGCTTTAAGGTTTTGCACATTGACCAAACCAATGAAGTGCACGCCTTTTTTGTCGAAGCTGTACCACCCTCCCCCTTTTGCATCCTTGCCATAGCGCTCCATGTATTGCTTGCCGTCGTCACCCAGAACATCGTGTTCGCCAGGAACATAAAATACGTCTTTGGCGCTGGCCGATTTCAAGATCTGATCAACGTTGTCGAATTCCTCCGGCTTGGAAAGATGGCTGATGTCGCCGGTATGCAACAGGAATGCCGGAGGGGTAGGTAACGCATTGATCTTGTCAATCGCTGCTTTCAGCGTGGCCACTACATCCGGGTTAGCGGGCTTGTTGAATCCCATGTGGCTGTCGCTGATCTGCACAAAGCTCAATTCTCCCTTGGCCATGGCGCTGGGAATTTCTGAGGGCAGACCGAGGCTGTAGGATTTCAAAACCCCGCCCTGGATAACGCAGAGGGCTCCCGTGCCCGCCCAGGCCATGCATTTCAAAAAGCCGCGGCGGTCAATTCCATCGTTGTTGTGGTCAAACAGGATTTCGTCTTTGACTTTATTAGCCATGAATCTTCTCCTCCTCTAGGTTGTGTTGGTTGATTTCAAATTGCTCATACTGATAAACCGTGCAGGCGGCGGAATATTCCCAGGGAGGCCTTTTTTATTTGTGTCGATGTACAGCGGCCTAAAAAGAGGGGCTAGATAACAGGATAAAAAAATGGGGGCGGCTAAACCGCCCCCTGAGCTATGCAGGAGAGTCTACTGAGGCCCGGCGCTGCTGATCCGGGCACCAATAGAGGTGGGGCTAACACTTACAAAACTTTGCTTGCCTCATGGCAGGGAATCCAACCCTGACTTCACAGTATTGGCGAAGTTGTAGCCGGTAGAAGCGTCCCAATTAATGGACCACGTCATCGCACCGCGAATTGTCGGATACGTTCTCGGTGGAACAAAGGAGCTGCAACTTGTCCCTCTCGCCAGGCAGTTGAGCGCGCTATTTACGACCGAAGGTACGACAAATCCGCCGCCAGCGGCATTTCCGGATGCCGGCAGGCCGAGTCCAACCTGATCTGGACGCAAGCCGTTCTGCAATTGGATTGTTGCCAGAGCGGTTTCAAAATCCTCAGTTCCTTGGGCATAGACTTTGCCGTCAAAGCCCAGCATGGTGCCGGAGTTGTAATACTGCATGTTGACAATGGTGAGAATGCTGCTGGTGTTCAATGCCAACTGGAAGTAAGCGTTCCCCGGCGACTGCATATCAATCGTCTGGGGCGCCATAGTGATGATCAAACCCGGCGACATGGAAGCAAGCTGATGCAGAGCGCTCGACATGAAGGTGGCATTCACCCCGTTCTCGAGGTCTATATCAACACCATCGAAGCCGAATCTGCTCATCAACGCATGCACACTATTGGCGAAGTTGGCCGCGCTACCGGAATCAGAGACGCTGATGGCGCCGTTTTGTCCGCCTACGGAGATGATTACTTTTTGCCCGCGTCCGTGTGCGGTGGCGATATCCGCCGTGAACTGCGCGTCGGTATAGCCTCCCAGACACGATGACAACCCGGAATCAACGCTGAAATCAACCGCCCCGGGAGTTCCCGTAGCATTGGCAAATGCCACTGCAATGATGGTGTACGTGGTAGGCACATCACTGATGCGAAGACATGTGGCGCCGTTGTTGAAATCCTGCCAGTAACCCGTGAGCAGATGTTTGGGCAGATTGCCTGGCACCGGTGTTGGCGTTGGTGTTGGCTTCGGAGTCGGTGTTGGGTTTGGCGTCGGAGTCGGAGTTGGTGTGGGTCTCGGCGTGGGGGTTGGGGTAGGAGTCGGGGTTGGTCCTCCTCCGCACGAGCCATTTGAGGCCCATGGCTGTCCGCTGCCTGCCGGGCCGTTATTGGTTGCCGGATTCTGGTTTTGCGTCCAATACGCGGCTGTGTAATTGATGCCATTCAAACTGGCGGTCATGCCGCCGGTGTAAACCTGCGAAGCACTCCAAGTGGCGAAACAACCGGGACCGGGCGCCGGAGTAGGTGTCGGCTTGGGCGTCGGCGTGGGTGTTGGTTTTGGCGTAGGAGTCGGAGCCGGTGTTGGGGTTGGCGTGGGAGTCGGTCCGCTGACTGGTTGCCAAAGTGCCGGGACGTTCGGAGGCTCCCAGCCCACCAGCGAGGTGTGGGCCTGAAGGCATTTGTATTCCACACCGTTAAACATCACCAGAGCGCCGATAGCATACG belongs to Terriglobales bacterium and includes:
- a CDS encoding DUF2231 domain-containing protein, which produces MHPFDIKSALLAKHAQHVVLIHFPIALLIISVVFDFLALWKPLAQHSRTLAVAAYYNLTAAALSAVPTVVTGLLAWQFQLGGESLKGILRLHMILGILSSLLIWLIWWLHFRAQRRPEQRLPRYRLPIEVLAVALIALTGHLGGFLSGVNGVD
- a CDS encoding MBL fold metallo-hydrolase → MRRISLLLCALLMTAAAFAGPKKSLDIYSIDVEGGQATLIVSPSGQSMLVDTGFPGFAGRDADRIAAVVKTLGLKQIDYVLITHYHRDHVGGVPQLADRVKIGTFIDHGPAKLDDPDVASADYNSYMGVLPKAQHLVVKPGDKIPLKGVDIKVLAAAGDHISDPLPGAGQPNPFCASEPAAVPDLGENARSVGMLFTYGKFRFIDLGDLTKKKEIELACPNNLIGTVDLYLVTHHGLDLSNAKALVHTLHPKVAIMNNGPHKGGKPAAWQIVHDSPGLEDLWQLHTAVDAGKDHNVPDQFIANLDEKNDAGNYIKVTARPDGSFTIFNSRNNFEKTYKK
- a CDS encoding metallophosphoesterase, with the translated sequence MANKVKDEILFDHNNDGIDRRGFLKCMAWAGTGALCVIQGGVLKSYSLGLPSEIPSAMAKGELSFVQISDSHMGFNKPANPDVVATLKAAIDKINALPTPPAFLLHTGDISHLSKPEEFDNVDQILKSASAKDVFYVPGEHDVLGDDGKQYMERYGKDAKGGGWYSFDKKGVHFIGLVNVQNLKAGGLGTLGAEQLEWLESDVKHLSKSTPIVVFAHIPLWTVYPDWGWGTQDSAQALAYLKRFGSVTVLNGHIHQTMQKVEGNVTFHTAMSTAFPQPAPGSAPSPGPMKVPAEQLRNVLGITDVNYIKGKHSLAIIDSSLHDSNG
- a CDS encoding glycosyl hydrolase family 18 protein, yielding MRRISLVVVSLCLLALLLLPVTASAQVPNWQPNTPYAIGALVMFNGVEYKCLQAHTSLVGWEPPNVPALWQPVSGPTPTPTPTPAPTPTPKPTPTPTPKPTPTPAPGPGCFATWSASQVYTGGMTASLNGINYTAAYWTQNQNPATNNGPAGSGQPWASNGSCGGGPTPTPTPTPTPRPTPTPTPTPNPTPTPKPTPTPTPVPGNLPKHLLTGYWQDFNNGATCLRISDVPTTYTIIAVAFANATGTPGAVDFSVDSGLSSCLGGYTDAQFTADIATAHGRGQKVIISVGGQNGAISVSDSGSAANFANSVHALMSRFGFDGVDIDLENGVNATFMSSALHQLASMSPGLIITMAPQTIDMQSPGNAYFQLALNTSSILTIVNMQYYNSGTMLGFDGKVYAQGTEDFETALATIQLQNGLRPDQVGLGLPASGNAAGGGFVVPSVVNSALNCLARGTSCSSFVPPRTYPTIRGAMTWSINWDASTGYNFANTVKSGLDSLP
- a CDS encoding cupredoxin family copper-binding protein, whose protein sequence is MKKTLRIFGLTALVVTSFTLLACGQKTQSAGPGNQPAQAAAENQSASATQVKIDNFSFTPQTLTVTAGTTVTWTNGDDVPHNVVSTDKVFKSKTMDTDEKFSYTFTKPGTYGYFCSIHPKMTATVVVK